One genomic region from Mangifera indica cultivar Alphonso chromosome 17, CATAS_Mindica_2.1, whole genome shotgun sequence encodes:
- the LOC123200541 gene encoding protein RRC1-like isoform X1, protein MSSFSITRKKTPFQKHREEEEAKKKRAEDETARLYAEFVESFQGDSAVGSKTFVRGGTINPNEKLRDSEGEKSKDGVSVPKKGSRYVPSFIPPPLAAKGKESEKKKEDRPKEKEKGKSRNIDHFMEELKHEQEMRERRNQEREPWRDGRHSESSAPSSRFDELPDDFDPSGKLPGSFDDGDPQTTNLYVGNLSPQVDENFLLRTFGRFGPIASVKIMWPRTEEERRRQRNCGFVAFMNRADGQAAKDEMQGVVVYEYELKIGWGKSVALPSQALPAPPPGHMAIRSKEGATVILSGPSGPSGPPVTSVPNQNSELVLTPNVPDIMVVPPEDFHLQHVIDTMALYVLDGGCSFEQAIMERGRGNPLFNFLFELGSKEHTYYVWRLYSFAQGDTLQRWRTEPFIMITGSGRWIPPHLPVAKSPEHEKESGATFAAGRSRRMEPERTLTDSQRDEFEDMLRALTLERSQIKEAMGFSLDNADAAGEIVEVLTESLTLKETPIPTKVARLMLVSDVLHNSSAPVKNASAYRTKFEATLPDIMESFNDLYRSITGRITAEALKERVLKVLQVWSDWFLFSDAYVNGLRATFLRSGNSGVTPFHSISGDASEIEKKTSSKDISDGGKANQDAALAMGKNAAMKELMDLPMAELERRCRHNGLSLVGGREIMVARLLSLEDAEKQRGYELDDDLKFGQGHSTSGRYPSGRKEMNVESEPVGFSGWNRYGEDEKWSQTTGSVPLATTITIPQPELKTFTKKEKNDPVLPASKWAVEDDESDDEQKRSSRGLGLSYSSSGSENAVDGPSKADDTELATDASILVQSDSGMNEEQRQKLRRLEVAVIEYRESLEERGIKSVEEIEKKVAIHRKRLESEYGLSDSKEGISGNKRRDRRDDARDSTRKRQRSRSQSESPPRKSNREREKESDLDRDRERHRDRDKAHDFESERGRERREKSGSRERDDHDRDRDRRRRMK, encoded by the exons ATGAGTTCCTTCTCCATTACACGGAAGAAGACTCCTTTTCAGAAGCATAGAGAGGAGGAAGAGGCTAAGAAAAAG AGAGCAGAGGATGAAACAGCTCGGTTGTATGCAGAGTTTGTTGAGTCATTTCAAGGGGATTCCGCTGTTGGGTCTAAGACTTTTGTTCGAGGAGGAACAATCAATCCCAATGAAAAATTGAGGGATTCTGAAG GTGAAAAGTCCAAAGATGGGGTGTCTGTTCCAAAGAAGGGAAGTAG GTATGTTCCATCTTTTATACCACCTCCTTTGGCAGCCAAGGGAAAAGAATCAGAAAAAAAG AAGGAGGATAGGCCAAAGGAGAAGGAGAAAGGGAAGTCTCGGAACATAGATCATTTCATGGAGGAGTTGAAGCATGAACAAGAGATGAGGGAGAGGCGAAATCAGGAACGCGAACCTTGGCGTGATGGGCGTCATAGTGAAAGTTCTGCT cCATCTAGCCGATTTGATGAACTGCCTGATGACTTTGATCCAAGTGGAAAGCTTCCTGGATCATTTGATGATGGTGATCCACAGACTACAAATCTGTATGTTGGAAATCTCTCCCCGCag GTTGATGAGAATTTTCTTCTGCGGACTTTTGGAAGATTTGGGCCTATTGCAAGTGTAAAAATAATGTGGCCTAGAACAGAAGAGGAGCGAAGGCGTCAACGTAATTGCGGTTTTGTAGCCTTCATGAACAGAGCTGATGGACAGGCTGCAAAAGATGAAATGCAAG GAGTTGTTGTTTATGAGTATGAGTTGAAGATTGGATGGGGAAAATCTGTTGCCCTTCCTTCACAAGCACTACCTGCTCCTCCTCCAGGACATATGGCCATCAGGAGTAAGGAG GGTGCTACTGTGATCTTGTCTGGTCCATCTGGTCCGTCAGGTCCACCAGTGACTTCTGTGCCAAATCAGAACTCTGAACTG GTTCTTACTCCAAATGTTCCAGATATAATGGTTGTTCCACCAGAGGATTTTCATCTACAGCATGTGATTGATACAATGGCTCTTTATGTTTTGGATGGAGGATGTTCTTTTGAGCAAGCTATTATGGAAAGGGGTCGAGGGAATCCCCTTTTTAACTTCTTATTTGAACTTGGGTCAAAGGAGCATACTTACTATGTTTGGAGATTGTACTCTTTTGCACAG GGTGATACACTTCAAAGGTGGCGAACAGAACCTTTTATCATGATAACTGGCAGTGGAAG ATGGATACCACCGCATCTGCCAGTTGCAAAAAGCCCAGAGCATGAAAAGGAGTCTGGTGCCACATTTGCTGCAGGAAGAAGCAGG CGCATGGAACCAGAAAGAACATTAACTGATTCGCAGAGGGATGAGTTTGAGGATATGCTACGTGCATTAACACTGGAGAGAAGTCAGATAAAAGAAGCTATGGGTTTCTCCCTGGATAATGCTGACGCTGCTGGGGAG ATAGTTGAAGTCCTGACAGAATCTTTGACTCTTAAGGAGACCCCAATTCCAACCAAAGTTGCTAGGCTCATGCTTGTATCTGATGTTCTCCATAATAGTAGTGCTCCTGTAAAAAATGCATCTGCTTACCGTACCAAATTTGAAGCAACATTACCTGACATAATGGAGAGCTTTAATGACTTGTATCGTAGTATAACAGGAAGGATCACTGCTGAGGCCCTAAAG GAACGAGTTTTAAAAGTATTGCAAGTATGGTCAGACTGGTTTCTGTTTTCAGATGCATATGTGAATGGATTACGAGCTACTTTTCTTCGGTCTGGGAATTCAGGTGTGACTCCTTTTCATTCCATCAGTGGTGATGCTTctgaaatagaaaagaaaactaGCTCCAAAGATATTAGTGATGGGGGTAAAGCGAACCAAGATGCTGCATTGGCAATGGGAAAAAATGCAGCTATGAAGGAGTTAATGGACCTTCCTATGGCTGAGCTTGAAAGACGTTGCAGACATAATGGATTATCTCTTGTTGGTGGTAGAGAAATAATGGTTGCACGACTGCTGAGCCTGGAAGATGCTGAAAAGCAGCGGGGCTATGAACTGGATGATGACTTGAAATTTGGTCAGGGCCATTCAACTTCTGGCAGATATCCAAGTGGTCGGAAAGAAATGAATGTTGAATCAGAGCCAGTGGGATTTTCAGGATGGAATCGTTATGGGGAGGATGAGAAGTGGTCACAGACCACAGGTTCTGTACCTTTGGCTACAACCATAACTATTCCACAGCCTGAACTGAAGACCTTcacaaaaaaagagaaaaatgatccTGTTCTTCCAGCCTCAAAATGGGCTGTTGAGGATGATGAAAGTGATGACGAACAAAAGAGAAGTTCCAGGGGACTGGGGTTGAGCTACTCTTCTTCAGGAAGTGAGAATGCTGTTGATGGTCCTAGCAAGGCTGATGATACAGAGCTTGCAACTGATGCCAGCATTCTAGTACAATCTGACAGTGGAATGAATGAAGAGCAAAG ACAAAAGTTGAGACGTTTGGAAGTTGCTGTAATAGAATATCGTGAATCCCTTGAGGAGCGGGGTATCAAAAGTGTTGAGGAAATTGAGAAAAAAGTTGCCATCCATCGCAAGCGGCTAGAGTCTGAGTATGGCCTATCAGATTCTAAGGAAGGCATTTCAGGAAACA AGAGGAGGGATAGAAGGGATGACGCCCGTGATTCTACAAGAAAACGACAGCGCAGCCGGAGCCAAAGTGAGAGCCCACCAAGGAAATCAAACAGGGAAAGGGAGAAGGAAAGTGATTTAGATAGAGATCGAGAAAGGCATAGGGATAGGGATAAAGCTCATGACTTTGAAAGCGAAAGGGGGAGAGAGCGTCGTGAGAAGAGTGGAAGCAGAGAGAGGGATGATCATGACAGAGATCGGGATAGACGGAGACGAATGAAATGA
- the LOC123200541 gene encoding protein RRC1-like isoform X2 has product MSSFSITRKKTPFQKHREEEEAKKKRAEDETARLYAEFVESFQGDSAVGSKTFVRGGTINPNEKLRDSEGMFHLLYHLLWQPREKNQKKKKEDRPKEKEKGKSRNIDHFMEELKHEQEMRERRNQEREPWRDGRHSESSAPSSRFDELPDDFDPSGKLPGSFDDGDPQTTNLYVGNLSPQVDENFLLRTFGRFGPIASVKIMWPRTEEERRRQRNCGFVAFMNRADGQAAKDEMQGVVVYEYELKIGWGKSVALPSQALPAPPPGHMAIRSKEGATVILSGPSGPSGPPVTSVPNQNSELVLTPNVPDIMVVPPEDFHLQHVIDTMALYVLDGGCSFEQAIMERGRGNPLFNFLFELGSKEHTYYVWRLYSFAQGDTLQRWRTEPFIMITGSGRWIPPHLPVAKSPEHEKESGATFAAGRSRRMEPERTLTDSQRDEFEDMLRALTLERSQIKEAMGFSLDNADAAGEIVEVLTESLTLKETPIPTKVARLMLVSDVLHNSSAPVKNASAYRTKFEATLPDIMESFNDLYRSITGRITAEALKERVLKVLQVWSDWFLFSDAYVNGLRATFLRSGNSGVTPFHSISGDASEIEKKTSSKDISDGGKANQDAALAMGKNAAMKELMDLPMAELERRCRHNGLSLVGGREIMVARLLSLEDAEKQRGYELDDDLKFGQGHSTSGRYPSGRKEMNVESEPVGFSGWNRYGEDEKWSQTTGSVPLATTITIPQPELKTFTKKEKNDPVLPASKWAVEDDESDDEQKRSSRGLGLSYSSSGSENAVDGPSKADDTELATDASILVQSDSGMNEEQRQKLRRLEVAVIEYRESLEERGIKSVEEIEKKVAIHRKRLESEYGLSDSKEGISGNKRRDRRDDARDSTRKRQRSRSQSESPPRKSNREREKESDLDRDRERHRDRDKAHDFESERGRERREKSGSRERDDHDRDRDRRRRMK; this is encoded by the exons ATGAGTTCCTTCTCCATTACACGGAAGAAGACTCCTTTTCAGAAGCATAGAGAGGAGGAAGAGGCTAAGAAAAAG AGAGCAGAGGATGAAACAGCTCGGTTGTATGCAGAGTTTGTTGAGTCATTTCAAGGGGATTCCGCTGTTGGGTCTAAGACTTTTGTTCGAGGAGGAACAATCAATCCCAATGAAAAATTGAGGGATTCTGAAG GTATGTTCCATCTTTTATACCACCTCCTTTGGCAGCCAAGGGAAAAGAATCAGAAAAAAA AGAAGGAGGATAGGCCAAAGGAGAAGGAGAAAGGGAAGTCTCGGAACATAGATCATTTCATGGAGGAGTTGAAGCATGAACAAGAGATGAGGGAGAGGCGAAATCAGGAACGCGAACCTTGGCGTGATGGGCGTCATAGTGAAAGTTCTGCT cCATCTAGCCGATTTGATGAACTGCCTGATGACTTTGATCCAAGTGGAAAGCTTCCTGGATCATTTGATGATGGTGATCCACAGACTACAAATCTGTATGTTGGAAATCTCTCCCCGCag GTTGATGAGAATTTTCTTCTGCGGACTTTTGGAAGATTTGGGCCTATTGCAAGTGTAAAAATAATGTGGCCTAGAACAGAAGAGGAGCGAAGGCGTCAACGTAATTGCGGTTTTGTAGCCTTCATGAACAGAGCTGATGGACAGGCTGCAAAAGATGAAATGCAAG GAGTTGTTGTTTATGAGTATGAGTTGAAGATTGGATGGGGAAAATCTGTTGCCCTTCCTTCACAAGCACTACCTGCTCCTCCTCCAGGACATATGGCCATCAGGAGTAAGGAG GGTGCTACTGTGATCTTGTCTGGTCCATCTGGTCCGTCAGGTCCACCAGTGACTTCTGTGCCAAATCAGAACTCTGAACTG GTTCTTACTCCAAATGTTCCAGATATAATGGTTGTTCCACCAGAGGATTTTCATCTACAGCATGTGATTGATACAATGGCTCTTTATGTTTTGGATGGAGGATGTTCTTTTGAGCAAGCTATTATGGAAAGGGGTCGAGGGAATCCCCTTTTTAACTTCTTATTTGAACTTGGGTCAAAGGAGCATACTTACTATGTTTGGAGATTGTACTCTTTTGCACAG GGTGATACACTTCAAAGGTGGCGAACAGAACCTTTTATCATGATAACTGGCAGTGGAAG ATGGATACCACCGCATCTGCCAGTTGCAAAAAGCCCAGAGCATGAAAAGGAGTCTGGTGCCACATTTGCTGCAGGAAGAAGCAGG CGCATGGAACCAGAAAGAACATTAACTGATTCGCAGAGGGATGAGTTTGAGGATATGCTACGTGCATTAACACTGGAGAGAAGTCAGATAAAAGAAGCTATGGGTTTCTCCCTGGATAATGCTGACGCTGCTGGGGAG ATAGTTGAAGTCCTGACAGAATCTTTGACTCTTAAGGAGACCCCAATTCCAACCAAAGTTGCTAGGCTCATGCTTGTATCTGATGTTCTCCATAATAGTAGTGCTCCTGTAAAAAATGCATCTGCTTACCGTACCAAATTTGAAGCAACATTACCTGACATAATGGAGAGCTTTAATGACTTGTATCGTAGTATAACAGGAAGGATCACTGCTGAGGCCCTAAAG GAACGAGTTTTAAAAGTATTGCAAGTATGGTCAGACTGGTTTCTGTTTTCAGATGCATATGTGAATGGATTACGAGCTACTTTTCTTCGGTCTGGGAATTCAGGTGTGACTCCTTTTCATTCCATCAGTGGTGATGCTTctgaaatagaaaagaaaactaGCTCCAAAGATATTAGTGATGGGGGTAAAGCGAACCAAGATGCTGCATTGGCAATGGGAAAAAATGCAGCTATGAAGGAGTTAATGGACCTTCCTATGGCTGAGCTTGAAAGACGTTGCAGACATAATGGATTATCTCTTGTTGGTGGTAGAGAAATAATGGTTGCACGACTGCTGAGCCTGGAAGATGCTGAAAAGCAGCGGGGCTATGAACTGGATGATGACTTGAAATTTGGTCAGGGCCATTCAACTTCTGGCAGATATCCAAGTGGTCGGAAAGAAATGAATGTTGAATCAGAGCCAGTGGGATTTTCAGGATGGAATCGTTATGGGGAGGATGAGAAGTGGTCACAGACCACAGGTTCTGTACCTTTGGCTACAACCATAACTATTCCACAGCCTGAACTGAAGACCTTcacaaaaaaagagaaaaatgatccTGTTCTTCCAGCCTCAAAATGGGCTGTTGAGGATGATGAAAGTGATGACGAACAAAAGAGAAGTTCCAGGGGACTGGGGTTGAGCTACTCTTCTTCAGGAAGTGAGAATGCTGTTGATGGTCCTAGCAAGGCTGATGATACAGAGCTTGCAACTGATGCCAGCATTCTAGTACAATCTGACAGTGGAATGAATGAAGAGCAAAG ACAAAAGTTGAGACGTTTGGAAGTTGCTGTAATAGAATATCGTGAATCCCTTGAGGAGCGGGGTATCAAAAGTGTTGAGGAAATTGAGAAAAAAGTTGCCATCCATCGCAAGCGGCTAGAGTCTGAGTATGGCCTATCAGATTCTAAGGAAGGCATTTCAGGAAACA AGAGGAGGGATAGAAGGGATGACGCCCGTGATTCTACAAGAAAACGACAGCGCAGCCGGAGCCAAAGTGAGAGCCCACCAAGGAAATCAAACAGGGAAAGGGAGAAGGAAAGTGATTTAGATAGAGATCGAGAAAGGCATAGGGATAGGGATAAAGCTCATGACTTTGAAAGCGAAAGGGGGAGAGAGCGTCGTGAGAAGAGTGGAAGCAGAGAGAGGGATGATCATGACAGAGATCGGGATAGACGGAGACGAATGAAATGA
- the LOC123200541 gene encoding protein RRC1-like isoform X3 — MGCLFQRREVGMFHLLYHLLWQPREKNQKKKKEDRPKEKEKGKSRNIDHFMEELKHEQEMRERRNQEREPWRDGRHSESSAPSSRFDELPDDFDPSGKLPGSFDDGDPQTTNLYVGNLSPQVDENFLLRTFGRFGPIASVKIMWPRTEEERRRQRNCGFVAFMNRADGQAAKDEMQGVVVYEYELKIGWGKSVALPSQALPAPPPGHMAIRSKEGATVILSGPSGPSGPPVTSVPNQNSELVLTPNVPDIMVVPPEDFHLQHVIDTMALYVLDGGCSFEQAIMERGRGNPLFNFLFELGSKEHTYYVWRLYSFAQGDTLQRWRTEPFIMITGSGRWIPPHLPVAKSPEHEKESGATFAAGRSRRMEPERTLTDSQRDEFEDMLRALTLERSQIKEAMGFSLDNADAAGEIVEVLTESLTLKETPIPTKVARLMLVSDVLHNSSAPVKNASAYRTKFEATLPDIMESFNDLYRSITGRITAEALKERVLKVLQVWSDWFLFSDAYVNGLRATFLRSGNSGVTPFHSISGDASEIEKKTSSKDISDGGKANQDAALAMGKNAAMKELMDLPMAELERRCRHNGLSLVGGREIMVARLLSLEDAEKQRGYELDDDLKFGQGHSTSGRYPSGRKEMNVESEPVGFSGWNRYGEDEKWSQTTGSVPLATTITIPQPELKTFTKKEKNDPVLPASKWAVEDDESDDEQKRSSRGLGLSYSSSGSENAVDGPSKADDTELATDASILVQSDSGMNEEQRQKLRRLEVAVIEYRESLEERGIKSVEEIEKKVAIHRKRLESEYGLSDSKEGISGNKRRDRRDDARDSTRKRQRSRSQSESPPRKSNREREKESDLDRDRERHRDRDKAHDFESERGRERREKSGSRERDDHDRDRDRRRRMK; from the exons ATGGGGTGTCTGTTCCAAAGAAGGGAAGTAG GTATGTTCCATCTTTTATACCACCTCCTTTGGCAGCCAAGGGAAAAGAATCAGAAAAAAA AGAAGGAGGATAGGCCAAAGGAGAAGGAGAAAGGGAAGTCTCGGAACATAGATCATTTCATGGAGGAGTTGAAGCATGAACAAGAGATGAGGGAGAGGCGAAATCAGGAACGCGAACCTTGGCGTGATGGGCGTCATAGTGAAAGTTCTGCT cCATCTAGCCGATTTGATGAACTGCCTGATGACTTTGATCCAAGTGGAAAGCTTCCTGGATCATTTGATGATGGTGATCCACAGACTACAAATCTGTATGTTGGAAATCTCTCCCCGCag GTTGATGAGAATTTTCTTCTGCGGACTTTTGGAAGATTTGGGCCTATTGCAAGTGTAAAAATAATGTGGCCTAGAACAGAAGAGGAGCGAAGGCGTCAACGTAATTGCGGTTTTGTAGCCTTCATGAACAGAGCTGATGGACAGGCTGCAAAAGATGAAATGCAAG GAGTTGTTGTTTATGAGTATGAGTTGAAGATTGGATGGGGAAAATCTGTTGCCCTTCCTTCACAAGCACTACCTGCTCCTCCTCCAGGACATATGGCCATCAGGAGTAAGGAG GGTGCTACTGTGATCTTGTCTGGTCCATCTGGTCCGTCAGGTCCACCAGTGACTTCTGTGCCAAATCAGAACTCTGAACTG GTTCTTACTCCAAATGTTCCAGATATAATGGTTGTTCCACCAGAGGATTTTCATCTACAGCATGTGATTGATACAATGGCTCTTTATGTTTTGGATGGAGGATGTTCTTTTGAGCAAGCTATTATGGAAAGGGGTCGAGGGAATCCCCTTTTTAACTTCTTATTTGAACTTGGGTCAAAGGAGCATACTTACTATGTTTGGAGATTGTACTCTTTTGCACAG GGTGATACACTTCAAAGGTGGCGAACAGAACCTTTTATCATGATAACTGGCAGTGGAAG ATGGATACCACCGCATCTGCCAGTTGCAAAAAGCCCAGAGCATGAAAAGGAGTCTGGTGCCACATTTGCTGCAGGAAGAAGCAGG CGCATGGAACCAGAAAGAACATTAACTGATTCGCAGAGGGATGAGTTTGAGGATATGCTACGTGCATTAACACTGGAGAGAAGTCAGATAAAAGAAGCTATGGGTTTCTCCCTGGATAATGCTGACGCTGCTGGGGAG ATAGTTGAAGTCCTGACAGAATCTTTGACTCTTAAGGAGACCCCAATTCCAACCAAAGTTGCTAGGCTCATGCTTGTATCTGATGTTCTCCATAATAGTAGTGCTCCTGTAAAAAATGCATCTGCTTACCGTACCAAATTTGAAGCAACATTACCTGACATAATGGAGAGCTTTAATGACTTGTATCGTAGTATAACAGGAAGGATCACTGCTGAGGCCCTAAAG GAACGAGTTTTAAAAGTATTGCAAGTATGGTCAGACTGGTTTCTGTTTTCAGATGCATATGTGAATGGATTACGAGCTACTTTTCTTCGGTCTGGGAATTCAGGTGTGACTCCTTTTCATTCCATCAGTGGTGATGCTTctgaaatagaaaagaaaactaGCTCCAAAGATATTAGTGATGGGGGTAAAGCGAACCAAGATGCTGCATTGGCAATGGGAAAAAATGCAGCTATGAAGGAGTTAATGGACCTTCCTATGGCTGAGCTTGAAAGACGTTGCAGACATAATGGATTATCTCTTGTTGGTGGTAGAGAAATAATGGTTGCACGACTGCTGAGCCTGGAAGATGCTGAAAAGCAGCGGGGCTATGAACTGGATGATGACTTGAAATTTGGTCAGGGCCATTCAACTTCTGGCAGATATCCAAGTGGTCGGAAAGAAATGAATGTTGAATCAGAGCCAGTGGGATTTTCAGGATGGAATCGTTATGGGGAGGATGAGAAGTGGTCACAGACCACAGGTTCTGTACCTTTGGCTACAACCATAACTATTCCACAGCCTGAACTGAAGACCTTcacaaaaaaagagaaaaatgatccTGTTCTTCCAGCCTCAAAATGGGCTGTTGAGGATGATGAAAGTGATGACGAACAAAAGAGAAGTTCCAGGGGACTGGGGTTGAGCTACTCTTCTTCAGGAAGTGAGAATGCTGTTGATGGTCCTAGCAAGGCTGATGATACAGAGCTTGCAACTGATGCCAGCATTCTAGTACAATCTGACAGTGGAATGAATGAAGAGCAAAG ACAAAAGTTGAGACGTTTGGAAGTTGCTGTAATAGAATATCGTGAATCCCTTGAGGAGCGGGGTATCAAAAGTGTTGAGGAAATTGAGAAAAAAGTTGCCATCCATCGCAAGCGGCTAGAGTCTGAGTATGGCCTATCAGATTCTAAGGAAGGCATTTCAGGAAACA AGAGGAGGGATAGAAGGGATGACGCCCGTGATTCTACAAGAAAACGACAGCGCAGCCGGAGCCAAAGTGAGAGCCCACCAAGGAAATCAAACAGGGAAAGGGAGAAGGAAAGTGATTTAGATAGAGATCGAGAAAGGCATAGGGATAGGGATAAAGCTCATGACTTTGAAAGCGAAAGGGGGAGAGAGCGTCGTGAGAAGAGTGGAAGCAGAGAGAGGGATGATCATGACAGAGATCGGGATAGACGGAGACGAATGAAATGA
- the LOC123200541 gene encoding protein RRC1-like isoform X4, producing the protein MEELKHEQEMRERRNQEREPWRDGRHSESSAPSSRFDELPDDFDPSGKLPGSFDDGDPQTTNLYVGNLSPQVDENFLLRTFGRFGPIASVKIMWPRTEEERRRQRNCGFVAFMNRADGQAAKDEMQGVVVYEYELKIGWGKSVALPSQALPAPPPGHMAIRSKEGATVILSGPSGPSGPPVTSVPNQNSELVLTPNVPDIMVVPPEDFHLQHVIDTMALYVLDGGCSFEQAIMERGRGNPLFNFLFELGSKEHTYYVWRLYSFAQGDTLQRWRTEPFIMITGSGRWIPPHLPVAKSPEHEKESGATFAAGRSRRMEPERTLTDSQRDEFEDMLRALTLERSQIKEAMGFSLDNADAAGEIVEVLTESLTLKETPIPTKVARLMLVSDVLHNSSAPVKNASAYRTKFEATLPDIMESFNDLYRSITGRITAEALKERVLKVLQVWSDWFLFSDAYVNGLRATFLRSGNSGVTPFHSISGDASEIEKKTSSKDISDGGKANQDAALAMGKNAAMKELMDLPMAELERRCRHNGLSLVGGREIMVARLLSLEDAEKQRGYELDDDLKFGQGHSTSGRYPSGRKEMNVESEPVGFSGWNRYGEDEKWSQTTGSVPLATTITIPQPELKTFTKKEKNDPVLPASKWAVEDDESDDEQKRSSRGLGLSYSSSGSENAVDGPSKADDTELATDASILVQSDSGMNEEQRQKLRRLEVAVIEYRESLEERGIKSVEEIEKKVAIHRKRLESEYGLSDSKEGISGNKRRDRRDDARDSTRKRQRSRSQSESPPRKSNREREKESDLDRDRERHRDRDKAHDFESERGRERREKSGSRERDDHDRDRDRRRRMK; encoded by the exons ATGGAGGAGTTGAAGCATGAACAAGAGATGAGGGAGAGGCGAAATCAGGAACGCGAACCTTGGCGTGATGGGCGTCATAGTGAAAGTTCTGCT cCATCTAGCCGATTTGATGAACTGCCTGATGACTTTGATCCAAGTGGAAAGCTTCCTGGATCATTTGATGATGGTGATCCACAGACTACAAATCTGTATGTTGGAAATCTCTCCCCGCag GTTGATGAGAATTTTCTTCTGCGGACTTTTGGAAGATTTGGGCCTATTGCAAGTGTAAAAATAATGTGGCCTAGAACAGAAGAGGAGCGAAGGCGTCAACGTAATTGCGGTTTTGTAGCCTTCATGAACAGAGCTGATGGACAGGCTGCAAAAGATGAAATGCAAG GAGTTGTTGTTTATGAGTATGAGTTGAAGATTGGATGGGGAAAATCTGTTGCCCTTCCTTCACAAGCACTACCTGCTCCTCCTCCAGGACATATGGCCATCAGGAGTAAGGAG GGTGCTACTGTGATCTTGTCTGGTCCATCTGGTCCGTCAGGTCCACCAGTGACTTCTGTGCCAAATCAGAACTCTGAACTG GTTCTTACTCCAAATGTTCCAGATATAATGGTTGTTCCACCAGAGGATTTTCATCTACAGCATGTGATTGATACAATGGCTCTTTATGTTTTGGATGGAGGATGTTCTTTTGAGCAAGCTATTATGGAAAGGGGTCGAGGGAATCCCCTTTTTAACTTCTTATTTGAACTTGGGTCAAAGGAGCATACTTACTATGTTTGGAGATTGTACTCTTTTGCACAG GGTGATACACTTCAAAGGTGGCGAACAGAACCTTTTATCATGATAACTGGCAGTGGAAG ATGGATACCACCGCATCTGCCAGTTGCAAAAAGCCCAGAGCATGAAAAGGAGTCTGGTGCCACATTTGCTGCAGGAAGAAGCAGG CGCATGGAACCAGAAAGAACATTAACTGATTCGCAGAGGGATGAGTTTGAGGATATGCTACGTGCATTAACACTGGAGAGAAGTCAGATAAAAGAAGCTATGGGTTTCTCCCTGGATAATGCTGACGCTGCTGGGGAG ATAGTTGAAGTCCTGACAGAATCTTTGACTCTTAAGGAGACCCCAATTCCAACCAAAGTTGCTAGGCTCATGCTTGTATCTGATGTTCTCCATAATAGTAGTGCTCCTGTAAAAAATGCATCTGCTTACCGTACCAAATTTGAAGCAACATTACCTGACATAATGGAGAGCTTTAATGACTTGTATCGTAGTATAACAGGAAGGATCACTGCTGAGGCCCTAAAG GAACGAGTTTTAAAAGTATTGCAAGTATGGTCAGACTGGTTTCTGTTTTCAGATGCATATGTGAATGGATTACGAGCTACTTTTCTTCGGTCTGGGAATTCAGGTGTGACTCCTTTTCATTCCATCAGTGGTGATGCTTctgaaatagaaaagaaaactaGCTCCAAAGATATTAGTGATGGGGGTAAAGCGAACCAAGATGCTGCATTGGCAATGGGAAAAAATGCAGCTATGAAGGAGTTAATGGACCTTCCTATGGCTGAGCTTGAAAGACGTTGCAGACATAATGGATTATCTCTTGTTGGTGGTAGAGAAATAATGGTTGCACGACTGCTGAGCCTGGAAGATGCTGAAAAGCAGCGGGGCTATGAACTGGATGATGACTTGAAATTTGGTCAGGGCCATTCAACTTCTGGCAGATATCCAAGTGGTCGGAAAGAAATGAATGTTGAATCAGAGCCAGTGGGATTTTCAGGATGGAATCGTTATGGGGAGGATGAGAAGTGGTCACAGACCACAGGTTCTGTACCTTTGGCTACAACCATAACTATTCCACAGCCTGAACTGAAGACCTTcacaaaaaaagagaaaaatgatccTGTTCTTCCAGCCTCAAAATGGGCTGTTGAGGATGATGAAAGTGATGACGAACAAAAGAGAAGTTCCAGGGGACTGGGGTTGAGCTACTCTTCTTCAGGAAGTGAGAATGCTGTTGATGGTCCTAGCAAGGCTGATGATACAGAGCTTGCAACTGATGCCAGCATTCTAGTACAATCTGACAGTGGAATGAATGAAGAGCAAAG ACAAAAGTTGAGACGTTTGGAAGTTGCTGTAATAGAATATCGTGAATCCCTTGAGGAGCGGGGTATCAAAAGTGTTGAGGAAATTGAGAAAAAAGTTGCCATCCATCGCAAGCGGCTAGAGTCTGAGTATGGCCTATCAGATTCTAAGGAAGGCATTTCAGGAAACA AGAGGAGGGATAGAAGGGATGACGCCCGTGATTCTACAAGAAAACGACAGCGCAGCCGGAGCCAAAGTGAGAGCCCACCAAGGAAATCAAACAGGGAAAGGGAGAAGGAAAGTGATTTAGATAGAGATCGAGAAAGGCATAGGGATAGGGATAAAGCTCATGACTTTGAAAGCGAAAGGGGGAGAGAGCGTCGTGAGAAGAGTGGAAGCAGAGAGAGGGATGATCATGACAGAGATCGGGATAGACGGAGACGAATGAAATGA